In Ignavibacteriales bacterium, the following are encoded in one genomic region:
- a CDS encoding GIY-YIG nuclease family protein — protein sequence MLTNYKRTTLYTGVTNNLGRRIEQHKKGLGSKFTTKYNLNVLVYYEELSSMYSAIVREKQIKNWHRDWKLNLIKSINPEMLDLSGEIPWQ from the coding sequence ATTCTAACCAATTATAAAAGAACAACATTATATACAGGAGTGACAAATAATTTAGGAAGAAGAATTGAACAGCATAAAAAAGGTTTAGGGTCAAAATTTACAACAAAGTATAATCTAAATGTTCTCGTATACTATGAAGAACTGTCATCAATGTATAGCGCTATAGTTCGTGAAAAACAAATTAAGAATTGGCATCGTGATTGGAAACTTAATCTCATTAAATCGATCAATCCAGAAATGTTAGATCTATCAGGAGAAATACCATGGCAATAA